In a genomic window of Halobiforma lacisalsi AJ5:
- the argC gene encoding N-acetyl-gamma-glutamyl-phosphate reductase, producing the protein MAAGTEIGPSADDAGETVTATVVGGSGFTGGELLRLLAGHPNFDVAEVTSRSKAGKSVGSVHPPLRGADLRFTEPDDLESVDVLFAATPHGVSMGQVDEFFEVADTVVDLSADFRLESEAQYDEWYDGHDAPEYLEKAEYALPEINRENLEGAELIAGGGCNATATILGLYPLFEGGILEGGEQIVVDVKVGSSEGGAGGGEASSHPERSGVVRPYAPTGHRHEAEIEGFLGTSVAFTCHAVDMVRGASATSHVFPDEPVSKGDLWSAYRGCYEDEPFVRMAAGGSGVYRYPEPKAVAGTNYAEVGFELDPSNERIVVFSAIDNMMKGSAGQAVHAANVALGLEETAGLEFTGLHPVGAP; encoded by the coding sequence ATGGCCGCCGGCACGGAAATCGGCCCCTCGGCGGACGACGCCGGCGAGACCGTCACCGCGACGGTCGTCGGCGGCTCCGGCTTCACGGGCGGGGAACTGCTGCGTCTGCTGGCGGGGCACCCCAACTTCGATGTCGCCGAGGTGACGAGCCGATCGAAGGCCGGCAAGAGCGTCGGCTCGGTCCACCCGCCGCTTCGCGGCGCGGACCTCCGGTTCACGGAACCCGACGACCTCGAGTCCGTCGACGTGCTGTTCGCGGCGACGCCTCACGGCGTCTCGATGGGGCAGGTCGACGAGTTCTTCGAGGTCGCCGACACCGTCGTGGACCTCTCGGCGGACTTTCGCCTCGAGAGCGAGGCCCAGTACGACGAGTGGTACGACGGCCACGACGCGCCCGAGTACCTCGAGAAGGCCGAGTACGCCCTGCCCGAGATCAACCGCGAGAACCTCGAGGGGGCGGAGCTGATCGCCGGCGGCGGGTGTAACGCCACCGCGACGATCCTCGGCCTCTACCCGCTGTTCGAGGGCGGCATCCTCGAGGGCGGCGAACAGATCGTCGTCGACGTCAAGGTCGGCTCGAGCGAGGGCGGCGCGGGCGGCGGCGAGGCCTCCTCGCACCCCGAACGGTCGGGGGTCGTCCGTCCCTACGCGCCGACCGGCCACCGCCATGAGGCCGAGATCGAGGGGTTCCTCGGCACGTCGGTCGCCTTCACCTGCCACGCCGTGGACATGGTTCGCGGCGCGAGCGCGACGAGCCACGTCTTCCCCGACGAACCGGTCTCGAAGGGCGACCTCTGGAGCGCGTACCGGGGCTGCTACGAGGACGAGCCGTTCGTCCGCATGGCCGCCGGCGGCTCCGGCGTCTACCGCTACCCGGAACCGAAGGCCGTCGCGGGGACGAACTACGCCGAAGTCGGGTTCGAACTCGACCCCTCGAACGAGCGCATCGTCGTCTTCTCGGCGATCGACAACATGATGAAGGGGTCGGCGGGTCAGGCGGTCCACGCCGCCAACGTCGCGCTCGGCCTCGAGGAGACGGCCGGACTCGAGTTTACGGGGCTTCACCCCGTGGGGGCACCATGA
- the lysX gene encoding lysine biosynthesis protein LysX produces MTLQIGILYSRIRKDEKLLLNELRERDHEVTKIDVRKQEFDVGEVPEEFADLDLVVDRCLATSRSLYATKFFEAYGVPVVNSHETADTCADKVKNSLALEKAGVPTPETKVAFTKETAMDAIEDFGYPCVLKPVVGSWGRLMAKIDSPDAAEAILEHKATLGHYEHKVFYVQEFVEKPGRDIRVLATDGEPVAAMVRSSDHWITNAAKGAETDVFELDDEAKELVETASDAVGGGLLGVDLMETEDGYTVHEVNHTVEFKALDDAVETDVAGAVVDWLETKAGTDPVSELEVTA; encoded by the coding sequence GTGACATTGCAGATAGGAATACTCTACTCCCGGATCCGCAAGGACGAGAAGCTCCTGTTGAACGAGTTGCGCGAGCGCGATCACGAGGTCACCAAGATCGACGTCCGCAAACAGGAGTTCGACGTCGGCGAGGTCCCCGAGGAGTTCGCCGACCTCGATCTCGTCGTGGACCGCTGTCTCGCCACGAGCCGTAGCCTCTACGCCACGAAGTTCTTCGAGGCCTACGGCGTGCCCGTGGTCAACAGCCACGAGACGGCCGACACGTGCGCGGACAAGGTCAAGAACAGCCTCGCGCTCGAGAAGGCGGGCGTGCCCACGCCCGAGACGAAGGTCGCCTTCACCAAAGAGACCGCGATGGACGCCATCGAGGACTTTGGCTACCCCTGCGTCCTCAAACCCGTCGTCGGTTCGTGGGGGCGTCTGATGGCCAAGATCGACTCGCCCGACGCGGCCGAGGCCATCTTAGAGCACAAGGCGACGCTCGGTCACTACGAGCACAAGGTGTTCTACGTCCAGGAGTTCGTCGAGAAGCCCGGGCGCGACATCCGCGTGCTCGCGACCGACGGCGAACCCGTCGCGGCGATGGTCCGCTCGTCGGACCACTGGATCACCAACGCCGCGAAGGGGGCCGAGACCGACGTCTTCGAACTCGACGACGAGGCGAAAGAACTCGTCGAGACGGCCAGCGACGCGGTCGGCGGCGGCCTCCTGGGCGTCGACCTCATGGAGACGGAAGACGGGTACACCGTCCACGAGGTCAACCACACGGTCGAGTTCAAGGCCCTCGACGACGCCGTCGAGACGGACGTCGCCGGCGCGGTCGTCGACTGGCTCGAGACGAAGGCGGGGACGGACCCCGTCTCCGAACTCGAGGTGACCGCCTGA
- the lysW gene encoding lysine biosynthesis protein LysW — protein MTECVECGAEVSLHDDLEAGEIVDCTTCGAELEVVDTEPPVLERAPELEEDWGE, from the coding sequence ATGACGGAATGCGTCGAGTGCGGGGCCGAAGTGTCCCTGCACGACGATCTGGAAGCGGGAGAGATAGTCGACTGTACCACCTGCGGCGCCGAGCTGGAAGTCGTCGACACCGAGCCGCCAGTCCTCGAGCGGGCCCCCGAGCTCGAAGAGGACTGGGGTGAGTGA
- the argH gene encoding argininosuccinate lyase, producing the protein MSEESAQFGGLGDDDDADGDESVVRRDRFSGGPARSFLSSLEADERIFEADLEVDRAHVVMLAEQGIIADDIAGEILTALDTIEVSGHGSLPEGEDVHEAIETAVIDRVGEDGGKMHTARSRNDEVAACIRYRLREDVLEAIETTLALRESLVEVADAHAETVMPGYTHLQPAQPTTVAHWALSYESAVRRDTARLFGAYERINESPLGAAAFAGTTFDVDRERTAELLGFDGVVENSMDAASSRDFLLETVQALSTHATTLSGLAEDVVVFANRGFVDLADDYSSTSSIMPQKKNPDTLELVRAVAGDAAGAVQGLTTTLKGLPRAYNRDLQRATTHAWETADAVTEASEVAAGAVATADWNEDALATEAGEGFSTATGVADLLAANGLPFRTAHEMVAVAAENGGDYDALEAAAADVLGEPLESFVDPAAVEDALDPSESVASRDSTGGPAPEAVASQLESANAALADDRGSLAENRTALEDAYEALRAEVNGYV; encoded by the coding sequence ATGTCCGAGGAGAGTGCTCAGTTCGGCGGACTCGGCGATGACGACGACGCCGACGGCGACGAGAGCGTCGTCCGCCGGGATCGGTTCAGCGGCGGCCCCGCCCGGAGTTTCCTCTCCTCACTCGAGGCCGACGAGCGAATCTTCGAGGCCGACCTCGAGGTCGACCGCGCACACGTCGTGATGCTCGCCGAACAGGGGATCATCGCGGACGACATCGCGGGCGAGATCCTCACCGCGCTGGATACGATCGAGGTCAGCGGCCACGGGAGCCTCCCCGAGGGCGAGGACGTTCACGAGGCCATCGAGACGGCCGTCATCGACCGCGTCGGCGAGGACGGCGGGAAGATGCACACCGCCCGGTCGCGCAACGACGAGGTCGCGGCCTGCATCCGCTACCGCCTGCGCGAGGACGTCCTCGAGGCGATCGAGACGACCCTCGCGCTGCGCGAGTCGCTCGTGGAGGTAGCCGACGCCCACGCGGAGACCGTCATGCCCGGCTACACCCACCTCCAGCCCGCCCAGCCGACGACCGTCGCACACTGGGCGCTCTCCTACGAGTCCGCGGTTCGCCGCGATACCGCGCGGCTGTTCGGGGCCTACGAGCGGATCAACGAGTCGCCGCTCGGGGCCGCGGCCTTTGCGGGCACGACGTTCGACGTCGACCGCGAACGCACGGCGGAGTTGCTCGGCTTCGACGGCGTCGTCGAGAACTCGATGGACGCCGCCTCGAGCCGCGACTTCCTGCTCGAGACGGTCCAGGCGCTGTCGACTCACGCGACGACGCTGTCTGGACTGGCCGAGGACGTCGTCGTCTTCGCGAACCGCGGCTTCGTCGACCTCGCGGACGACTACTCCTCGACGTCGTCGATCATGCCCCAGAAAAAGAACCCCGACACGCTCGAACTCGTCCGCGCGGTCGCGGGCGACGCCGCGGGCGCGGTCCAGGGGCTGACGACGACGCTCAAGGGACTGCCCCGCGCGTATAACCGCGACCTCCAGCGCGCGACGACCCACGCCTGGGAGACGGCCGACGCCGTCACCGAGGCGAGCGAGGTCGCCGCGGGCGCGGTCGCCACGGCCGACTGGAACGAGGACGCGCTCGCGACGGAGGCGGGCGAGGGCTTCTCGACGGCGACCGGCGTCGCCGACCTGCTGGCCGCGAACGGCCTCCCCTTCAGGACGGCCCACGAGATGGTCGCGGTCGCGGCCGAAAACGGGGGCGACTACGACGCGCTCGAGGCCGCCGCTGCCGACGTCCTGGGAGAGCCCCTCGAGTCGTTCGTCGACCCCGCGGCCGTCGAGGACGCGCTCGATCCGTCCGAGAGCGTCGCGAGTCGCGATTCGACCGGCGGCCCCGCCCCCGAGGCGGTGGCCAGCCAGCTCGAGTCCGCCAACGCCGCGCTGGCGGACGACAGGGGATCGCTTGCGGAGAACCGGACCGCGCTCGAGGACGCGTACGAAGCGCTTCGTGCCGAGGTGAACGGGTATGTCTGA
- a CDS encoding argininosuccinate synthase yields MTRVALAFSGGLDTTVCVPLLEEEYGYDEVIGVTVDVGQPESEFEEAEETAEALGLDHYVVDAKAEFADLCLDGVRANATYQGYPLGTALARPVIAEAILEVANEQDCDGVAHGCTGKGNDQLRFEAVWRDSDLEVIAPVRELGLTRDWEKQYAAEKDLPVEGGNEGDWSIDTNLWSRSVEGDELEDPSYVPSPEIYDWTDEPTGESEEIEIAFENGYPVAVDGQEYDPVELIEYLNELAGSHGVGRTDVMEDRMLGLKVRENYEHPAATTLLNAHESLEGLVLTQEERQFKQQIDQQWAQKAYEGLVDAPLVGALEGFIAETQGRVTGTVTIRFEGGNARPVARDSEYAAYSADHASFDTETVGKIAQEDATGVAKYHGFQRRLANGVLEDDDDETAESEPVELATDGGTVDAADAGSTEDDQ; encoded by the coding sequence ATGACCCGCGTGGCACTCGCGTTCTCGGGCGGACTGGACACCACAGTCTGTGTCCCGCTGCTCGAGGAAGAATACGGATACGACGAAGTGATCGGCGTCACGGTAGACGTCGGCCAACCGGAATCGGAGTTCGAGGAAGCAGAAGAGACTGCCGAGGCGCTCGGCCTGGACCACTACGTGGTCGACGCGAAGGCGGAGTTCGCCGACCTCTGTCTCGACGGCGTGCGCGCGAACGCGACCTACCAGGGCTATCCCCTGGGTACCGCGCTCGCGCGTCCCGTGATCGCCGAAGCGATCCTCGAGGTCGCGAACGAACAGGACTGTGACGGCGTCGCCCACGGCTGTACGGGCAAGGGCAACGACCAGCTGCGTTTCGAGGCCGTCTGGCGCGACTCGGACCTCGAGGTCATCGCGCCCGTGCGTGAACTCGGTCTCACCCGCGACTGGGAAAAGCAGTACGCCGCGGAGAAGGACCTCCCCGTCGAGGGCGGCAACGAGGGCGACTGGTCGATCGACACGAACCTCTGGAGCCGCTCGGTCGAGGGCGACGAACTCGAGGACCCGAGCTACGTCCCCTCCCCGGAGATCTACGACTGGACCGACGAACCGACGGGCGAGAGCGAGGAGATCGAGATCGCCTTCGAGAACGGCTACCCCGTCGCGGTCGACGGCCAGGAGTACGACCCCGTCGAACTCATCGAGTACCTGAACGAGCTCGCGGGCTCCCACGGCGTCGGCCGCACCGACGTGATGGAAGACCGCATGCTCGGGCTGAAGGTCCGCGAGAACTACGAACACCCCGCAGCGACGACGCTGCTGAACGCCCACGAGTCCCTCGAGGGGCTCGTCCTCACCCAGGAGGAGCGCCAGTTCAAACAGCAGATCGACCAGCAGTGGGCCCAGAAGGCCTACGAAGGGCTCGTCGATGCGCCGCTCGTGGGCGCGCTCGAGGGCTTCATCGCCGAGACCCAGGGGCGCGTGACGGGGACGGTGACGATCCGTTTCGAGGGCGGCAATGCCCGCCCCGTCGCCCGTGACAGCGAGTACGCCGCGTACTCGGCCGACCACGCCTCCTTCGACACCGAGACGGTGGGGAAGATCGCCCAGGAGGACGCCACGGGCGTCGCGAAGTACCACGGGTTCCAGCGCCGCCTCGCGAACGGCGTCCTCGAGGACGACGACGACGAGACGGCCGAGAGCGAACCCGTCGAACTCGCGACCGATGGCGGAACGGTCGACGCCGCGGACGCGGGCAGCACGGAGGACGACCAGTAA
- a CDS encoding DUF7343 domain-containing protein, translated as MDVRGLWALLCVFVVVGCSVAFVPFTAAAVDGVGEVGSQVDGDRESGASVAPAVAQAAQQEEPAEIDQLDDPDKVHIEVYIHENGSATFVVDYRFENGSESNWTALRDDVEEHPEMYAQQEASGWNETLEEARNATGRDQMEIGNVSVATDRTTAPQEIGHVEFTFEWHSFAYVELNRIDAGDALAGFTLSDDTTMRLFPPDGYVIGEVEPTPDDRPDNSVFWNGDDTEFADDEPYVEILENGGATGQEDEPDAGPDDPWPIVVAVLALLATVAAAGWWIRHQEILAPNVETGREANANGAGDADSGAGGSGTDAGAGRNEPAEGPPPELLSNEERVLRLLEQRGGRIKQQDVVSELDWTEAKTSQVVGGLREDGDIEVFRIGRENVLALPDEGGESGDVDDTGSGREDA; from the coding sequence ATGGACGTGAGGGGGCTGTGGGCCCTGCTCTGTGTGTTCGTGGTGGTCGGGTGCTCGGTGGCGTTCGTTCCGTTCACGGCGGCCGCGGTCGATGGTGTCGGCGAGGTCGGTAGCCAGGTCGACGGCGACCGTGAATCCGGTGCCAGTGTCGCTCCCGCGGTCGCACAGGCGGCACAGCAGGAAGAGCCGGCAGAGATCGACCAGCTCGACGATCCCGACAAGGTCCACATCGAGGTCTACATCCACGAAAACGGGTCGGCGACGTTCGTCGTCGACTACCGGTTCGAAAACGGCTCGGAGTCGAACTGGACCGCCCTCCGGGACGACGTCGAGGAACACCCCGAGATGTACGCCCAGCAGGAGGCGAGCGGCTGGAACGAGACGCTCGAGGAAGCCAGGAACGCGACCGGCCGGGACCAGATGGAGATCGGTAACGTGTCGGTCGCCACTGACAGGACCACCGCACCACAGGAGATCGGCCACGTCGAGTTCACCTTCGAGTGGCATTCGTTCGCCTACGTCGAACTGAACCGGATCGACGCGGGCGACGCGCTGGCCGGGTTCACGCTGTCGGACGACACGACGATGCGCCTGTTCCCGCCCGACGGGTACGTCATCGGGGAGGTCGAGCCGACGCCCGACGACCGCCCCGACAACTCGGTCTTCTGGAACGGGGACGACACGGAGTTCGCCGACGACGAGCCGTACGTCGAAATCCTCGAGAACGGCGGCGCGACCGGCCAGGAAGACGAACCTGACGCGGGGCCGGACGACCCGTGGCCGATCGTCGTCGCCGTGCTCGCGCTCCTGGCGACCGTCGCCGCGGCCGGCTGGTGGATTCGCCACCAGGAGATCCTGGCCCCGAACGTGGAGACGGGGCGCGAGGCGAACGCGAACGGTGCCGGCGACGCCGATTCCGGAGCGGGCGGGAGCGGAACCGACGCCGGAGCCGGTCGGAACGAGCCTGCCGAGGGACCGCCCCCGGAACTGCTGAGCAACGAGGAACGCGTGCTCCGACTGCTCGAGCAACGCGGCGGCCGGATCAAACAGCAGGACGTCGTCTCGGAACTGGACTGGACCGAGGCCAAGACGAGCCAGGTGGTCGGCGGACTGCGGGAAGACGGCGACATCGAGGTCTTCCGCATCGGCCGGGAGAACGTCCTTGCCCTTCCCGACGAGGGCGGCGAATCCGGCGACGTCGACGACACGGGTAGCGGGCGCGAGGACGCGTAG
- a CDS encoding DUF7554 family protein: MPSRPRGTLAVETLLKVVLALVAVLLALRIVGIVVGWLVRTLLLVLVVAVAVLVALRLLDRL; encoded by the coding sequence ATGCCTTCCCGTCCCCGTGGTACGCTCGCGGTCGAAACCCTGCTGAAGGTCGTCCTCGCGCTGGTCGCCGTCCTGCTCGCGCTCCGGATCGTCGGAATCGTCGTCGGCTGGCTCGTACGAACGCTGCTGCTAGTCCTGGTAGTCGCGGTCGCGGTTCTGGTCGCGCTCCGATTGCTCGACCGGCTGTGA
- a CDS encoding 2'-5' RNA ligase family protein, which produces MYSVNVPVPGRVRTLANELYPELVEFDDVRETHSCLLKRLGDADHVAQLQHRTHRALEGVSAVEARITGIDYFENPPLGSAPVIYLAVESPGLESIHADLTDAFDAVEGLEGADYVPHVTLARGGDATAAARLADREIEPVSWTVSELEFWDGLEKLSVSRVSLSA; this is translated from the coding sequence GTGTACAGCGTCAACGTTCCCGTCCCCGGCCGCGTCCGGACCCTCGCAAACGAGCTCTATCCGGAGCTCGTCGAATTCGACGACGTCCGGGAGACCCACTCGTGTCTACTCAAGCGCCTCGGCGACGCCGACCACGTCGCCCAGCTCCAGCACCGTACCCATCGCGCGCTCGAGGGCGTGTCCGCGGTCGAGGCCCGGATCACGGGCATCGACTACTTCGAGAACCCGCCGCTGGGGTCAGCTCCAGTCATCTACCTGGCCGTCGAGAGCCCCGGTCTCGAGTCGATCCACGCCGACCTCACCGACGCGTTCGACGCGGTCGAAGGCCTCGAGGGGGCCGACTACGTCCCCCACGTCACGCTCGCCCGCGGCGGAGACGCCACCGCCGCAGCCAGGCTGGCCGACCGCGAGATCGAACCCGTCTCGTGGACGGTCTCGGAACTCGAGTTCTGGGACGGCCTCGAGAAGCTGTCCGTGAGCCGGGTCTCGTTGTCGGCCTGA
- a CDS encoding ATP-dependent DNA helicase, protein MRFFPYDQPYENQREAMDRIYNALSRGQDVLFEGACGTGKTLSSLVPALEVAREEDKTVVITTDVHQQMRQFVAEARAITREEDIRAIVFKGKGSMCHIDVGYEECQALRDNTRALVDAERDREQLERRQRELLAESQSEGGDGSAADARSAVMDELESIEERLDDLEEQNVCEYYRNNLTGNTDDFFAWLFDDVRRPEEIYEYAEGQHLCGYELLKEGIEGVDLVVCNYHHLLDSTIREQFFRWLGRDPEDVIAVFDEAHNVEDAAREHATRTCSERTFESALDELEETDDPRAEDARNVLSAFHRALVETYEESFGFGDSAAQRGADNASGRGPRARERIGENWEDVPIANEDRKDDLTLEFLQRYSGRGIGDDLEAAMKLGQDLDEEYEEAYREGETATRTECQTLQAAGFVSAWMNEGSAEGLYPVVSVTRDAGTDEIYGRAEIYSCLPRQVTGRLFEEVHATVLMSATLQPFEVTENVLGLEEAVTMAYGLQFPEENRRTYAVETPPLFSSDRDDPAVQEAVADAIHDAVRMTPGNTLAFFPNYSEAGRYADRLERRLGGEGTVYTDEPGVAVEDLRQEFVADDDAVLCTSLWGTLAEGVSFDGDDARTVLVVGVPYPHLDDRAEAVQEAYDAAFEGTDTGWRYAVEIPTVRKTRQALGRVIRSPEDVGVRALLDRRYSRRAKSDLKRYSVNGTFPHEEREELIDIDPEKLKFSMLNFFGDHDAYDGEPPAP, encoded by the coding sequence ATGCGCTTTTTCCCGTACGACCAGCCCTACGAGAACCAGCGCGAGGCGATGGACCGCATCTACAACGCGCTCTCGCGCGGCCAGGACGTGCTCTTCGAGGGGGCCTGCGGGACCGGGAAGACGCTCTCGTCGCTCGTCCCCGCCCTCGAGGTCGCCCGCGAGGAGGACAAGACGGTCGTCATCACGACGGACGTCCACCAGCAGATGCGCCAGTTCGTCGCCGAAGCCCGCGCGATCACCCGCGAGGAGGACATCCGGGCGATCGTCTTCAAGGGGAAGGGGTCGATGTGTCACATCGACGTCGGCTACGAGGAGTGTCAGGCCCTGCGGGACAACACCCGGGCGCTCGTCGACGCCGAGCGGGACCGCGAGCAACTCGAGCGCCGCCAGCGCGAACTGCTGGCCGAGAGCCAGTCGGAGGGCGGCGACGGCTCGGCGGCCGACGCACGTTCGGCAGTGATGGACGAACTCGAGTCCATCGAGGAGCGACTCGACGATTTAGAGGAGCAGAACGTCTGTGAGTACTACCGGAACAACCTCACCGGGAACACGGACGACTTCTTCGCGTGGCTGTTCGACGACGTCCGCCGGCCGGAAGAGATCTACGAGTACGCCGAAGGGCAGCACCTCTGTGGGTACGAACTCCTCAAGGAGGGCATCGAGGGCGTCGACCTGGTCGTCTGTAACTACCACCACCTGCTCGATTCCACGATCCGGGAACAGTTCTTCCGCTGGCTCGGCCGCGACCCGGAGGACGTCATCGCCGTCTTCGACGAGGCCCACAACGTCGAGGACGCGGCCCGCGAGCACGCCACTCGAACCTGTTCGGAGCGCACCTTCGAGTCCGCGCTGGACGAACTCGAGGAGACGGACGATCCGCGAGCTGAAGACGCCAGAAACGTCCTCTCGGCGTTCCACCGCGCGCTCGTCGAGACCTACGAGGAGTCGTTCGGCTTCGGGGACAGCGCGGCGCAACGCGGCGCGGACAACGCGAGCGGCCGCGGGCCGCGAGCGCGAGAGCGGATCGGCGAGAACTGGGAGGACGTCCCCATCGCCAACGAGGACCGCAAGGACGACCTGACCCTCGAGTTCCTCCAGCGCTACTCGGGACGGGGGATCGGGGACGACCTCGAGGCCGCGATGAAACTGGGTCAGGACCTGGACGAGGAGTACGAGGAGGCCTACCGCGAGGGCGAGACCGCCACGCGCACGGAGTGTCAGACGCTGCAGGCCGCGGGCTTCGTCAGCGCGTGGATGAACGAGGGCAGTGCTGAGGGGCTGTACCCCGTCGTCTCGGTCACCCGCGACGCCGGTACCGACGAGATCTATGGCCGCGCCGAGATTTACTCCTGTCTCCCGCGACAGGTCACCGGCCGGCTGTTCGAGGAGGTCCACGCGACCGTGCTGATGAGCGCCACGCTCCAGCCGTTCGAGGTCACGGAGAACGTGCTCGGCCTCGAGGAGGCCGTCACGATGGCCTACGGTCTGCAGTTCCCCGAGGAGAACCGCCGCACCTACGCCGTCGAGACGCCGCCGCTTTTCTCCTCCGACCGCGACGACCCCGCCGTCCAGGAGGCGGTGGCCGACGCCATCCACGACGCCGTCCGGATGACCCCCGGAAACACGCTCGCGTTCTTCCCCAACTACAGCGAGGCGGGCCGGTACGCCGACCGCCTCGAGCGACGACTCGGCGGCGAGGGGACCGTCTACACCGACGAACCGGGCGTCGCCGTCGAGGACCTCCGCCAGGAGTTCGTCGCGGACGACGACGCGGTGCTTTGCACCTCGTTGTGGGGCACCCTCGCCGAGGGCGTCAGTTTCGACGGCGACGACGCCCGCACCGTCCTCGTGGTCGGCGTCCCGTACCCGCACCTCGACGACCGCGCGGAGGCGGTCCAGGAGGCCTACGACGCCGCGTTCGAAGGGACCGACACGGGCTGGCGTTACGCCGTCGAGATCCCGACGGTCAGAAAGACCAGGCAGGCGCTCGGCCGCGTGATCCGCTCACCCGAGGACGTCGGGGTTCGTGCGTTGCTCGACCGGCGCTACTCCAGGCGGGCGAAGTCGGACCTCAAGCGCTACAGCGTCAACGGTACCTTCCCCCACGAGGAGCGCGAGGAACTGATCGACATCGACCCCGAGAAACTCAAGTTCTCGATGCTCAACTTCTTCGGCGATCACGACGCCTATGACGGCGAACCGCCCGCACCGTAG
- a CDS encoding metallophosphoesterase — protein MIAIFSDTHSADGHALEGEALTAAREADVVVHAGDFTTTSALEAFQAECDRLFAVHGNADGAAVRDRLPSARVLEEAGVRVAVTHRRDGGETGLAMFGRSRGADVVVSGHTHRPTVVETPDCLLLNPGSHADPRGNRQGFAVLEESEDGDSDVLEGEIREPDGTLLESFTVEGSE, from the coding sequence ATGATCGCTATCTTTTCGGACACGCACAGCGCCGACGGCCACGCGCTCGAGGGCGAGGCACTGACGGCGGCCCGCGAGGCAGACGTCGTCGTCCACGCCGGTGACTTCACGACCACGAGCGCGCTCGAGGCGTTCCAGGCGGAGTGCGACCGCCTGTTCGCGGTCCACGGCAACGCCGACGGCGCGGCAGTCCGGGACCGGTTGCCGTCGGCCCGGGTCCTCGAGGAGGCGGGCGTCAGGGTCGCCGTCACCCACCGCCGCGACGGCGGCGAGACCGGACTGGCGATGTTCGGCCGCTCGCGGGGTGCCGACGTGGTCGTTTCCGGGCATACCCACCGGCCGACGGTCGTCGAGACCCCCGACTGCCTGCTGCTCAACCCGGGCAGCCACGCCGACCCGCGGGGGAACCGGCAGGGCTTCGCCGTCCTCGAGGAAAGCGAGGACGGCGATTCGGACGTCCTCGAGGGCGAGATCCGCGAACCGGACGGGACGCTCCTCGAGTCGTTCACCGTCGAGGGAAGCGAGTAG
- a CDS encoding DUF7859 family protein — MLDFIPDDPVIIAIVLILLSLIFFSYLLLRRTVLEFRDGMRGR; from the coding sequence ATGCTGGATTTCATCCCCGACGATCCCGTCATCATCGCGATCGTGTTGATCCTCCTGTCGTTGATCTTCTTCTCGTACCTGCTGTTGCGCCGGACCGTCCTCGAGTTCCGGGACGGGATGCGGGGCCGTTGA